A genome region from Sphingobacteriaceae bacterium GW460-11-11-14-LB5 includes the following:
- a CDS encoding beta-hexosaminidase, with amino-acid sequence MRLLYTLSIILVYSTAFAQQAGIIPMPLQFAKGSGYFTLNNHSSIGYHNEQLKTIAYYFQNELLSQKGITLQQKAKSANIVLVLKAGRRQADSCAYQISIKPEQVTISATHPNGIFYGIISLLQLALTSKNNQLPVAEISDAPAYGWRGFMLDESRHFFGKQKVKSILNWMAFYKLNTFHWHLTDEPSWRLEIKKYPNLALIGGIGDYLTPNLPAQFYTQADIREIVAYAAERYIKVIPEIDMPGHATAANRAYPEYSGGGSAGHPEFTFNPGLEKTYGYLTDILKETNVLFPAGLIHLGGDEVSYGNEKWKSNADILKLREREKLKDDAAVEHYFMKRMADSLYQLNARAIFWDEMAEADLPKEKTIMFWWRQEKPAQLRTALSKGYQTVLCPRLPLYFDFVQDSTHQYGRKWNKLYSPIEQVYQFDAQSFTENEKEKQLILGIQANLWTETVDNDNRLDYLLFPRIAALAEAAWTPQKHKDFKIFSNNLSQHLTLYGKAGLYYYHPSKPLQNPEIPVRRKKPLNYKD; translated from the coding sequence ATGAGGTTACTATATACATTATCTATAATACTTGTTTACTCAACGGCCTTTGCACAGCAAGCTGGAATTATTCCTATGCCGCTGCAATTTGCAAAAGGCAGTGGTTACTTTACGCTTAATAATCACAGTAGCATTGGTTATCATAACGAACAGTTAAAAACGATTGCTTACTATTTTCAGAATGAATTATTAAGTCAAAAAGGAATTACCCTTCAGCAGAAAGCTAAATCGGCAAATATTGTCCTGGTGCTAAAGGCAGGTCGCAGGCAGGCAGATTCATGTGCTTACCAGATCAGTATTAAACCTGAACAGGTGACCATTTCTGCTACGCACCCTAACGGGATTTTTTATGGAATAATCTCGTTGCTGCAATTGGCGCTAACCAGTAAAAATAACCAGCTTCCGGTAGCAGAGATAAGCGATGCACCAGCTTATGGCTGGCGTGGCTTTATGCTCGACGAATCGCGCCATTTTTTTGGCAAACAAAAAGTAAAATCCATTTTAAACTGGATGGCCTTTTATAAGCTAAATACCTTCCATTGGCATTTAACCGATGAACCATCCTGGCGCCTGGAAATTAAAAAATATCCTAATTTAGCCCTTATTGGAGGCATTGGAGATTATTTAACACCTAATTTACCCGCTCAGTTTTACACACAAGCCGATATTAGGGAAATTGTAGCTTACGCTGCAGAACGTTACATTAAAGTGATACCCGAAATTGATATGCCCGGGCATGCTACTGCAGCCAATCGGGCTTATCCCGAATATTCAGGAGGCGGTTCAGCAGGGCACCCGGAGTTTACCTTTAATCCTGGCCTGGAAAAAACCTACGGTTATTTAACCGATATTCTAAAAGAAACCAATGTGCTTTTTCCTGCCGGATTAATTCATTTAGGTGGAGATGAAGTGAGTTATGGAAATGAAAAGTGGAAAAGCAATGCCGATATTTTGAAACTCCGCGAACGCGAAAAGCTTAAAGATGATGCTGCAGTAGAACATTATTTTATGAAACGTATGGCCGATTCGCTCTATCAATTAAACGCCAGGGCTATTTTTTGGGATGAAATGGCCGAAGCCGATTTGCCGAAAGAAAAAACAATTATGTTTTGGTGGCGCCAGGAAAAACCTGCCCAGCTCCGTACTGCGTTGAGTAAAGGTTACCAAACGGTTTTATGTCCGCGTTTGCCCCTGTATTTCGATTTTGTTCAGGATAGTACGCATCAATATGGCAGGAAATGGAACAAACTGTATAGTCCGATTGAGCAGGTTTACCAGTTCGATGCACAGTCTTTTACTGAAAATGAAAAAGAAAAACAGCTTATTTTAGGTATTCAGGCCAACCTTTGGACAGAAACAGTAGATAATGATAACCGTTTAGATTATTTGCTTTTTCCACGCATTGCTGCCCTGGCAGAGGCTGCATGGACGCCACAAAAACATAAAGATTTTAAAATCTTCAGCAATAATTTAAGCCAGCATCTGACGCTTTATGGCAAAGCAGGGCTTTATTATTATCATCCTTCAAAACCCTTGCAAAACCCCGAAATACCGGTTAGGAGAAAGAAACCATTAAATTATAAAGATTAA